attgaatgacactatgaagcgcacaaatatacgtgttgtgggtgtcccagaagaagaagagaagggaaaaggatgagaaaaactaatggaggaaattatcacttaaaatttcccaactcttatgaaagacttaaaattacacatccaagaagtacagcgttccccaaagagaagagatccaaatagacatactccaaaacatttactaatcagaatgtcagaggtcaaagagaaagaaaggatcttgaaagcagcaagagaaaagcaatccatcgcatacaagggaagtccaataagactatgcatagatctctcagcagaaaccatggaggcgagaagacagtgggatgatatatttaaattattaaaagagaaaaactgccaaccaagacttctatatctagaaaaaccatccttcaaaaatgagggagaaattaaaaacaatttcagacaaaaaaaaaatcactgagagaatttgtggcctagagaccagccctgcaagaaatattaaagggagcactagagacagatatgaaaagacagaagagagaggtgtggagaagagtgtagaaaggaagactatgagtaaaggtaaaagaagaaaaatcagatatgacatataaaatccagaaggcaaaatagtagaagaaagtactacccctgcagtaataacactaaatgttaatggattaaactccccaatcaaaagacatagagtggcagaatggattaaaaaatgggaCCCATCTAAAAGCTGTCTCTGCTCGGGGGACATGAGGGCAGGGACgcagatggacatttgcatgtcaatgtttatagcagcattgtttacacttgccaggagatggaaacagccaaggtGTCCTTCGGTGGATGGGTGGCTGagcaaactgtggcatatatacACTGcaaatattgtgcagctgtaagacagagtaaagttgTGAAGtgtgtagcaacatggatggccCTTAAGGCTATTGTGCTCAGTGTGATTAGCCAGGGACAAAGGGACAAGTGCTGTATAGTCTcgctgatgtgaactgacattggtgagtAAACTTGGAGTGTTTCgtgggtaacagagaccatcaggagatggaaatgcAGTGGGATGTTGGGTGATTGGAACTGGGGGGATGCAGATTGTGctacaggactgaatataaagaCTTGGAGGTGGATGGCGCAGAGCTGCCTAACTGTGATGCAATTGGGTTGGAACACTGGGTGAGGCTAAGTGTGGGAGTGGTGgagaggggagggctgggggcataaatgaaaccacAAAGAGAGATGGACGATGGAGATTGAGATGGTGTagtctgggaatgcctagagtatataatgatggTGACTGGATGTGCAGATTTAGAAGGTGTTTTGCATGGGGGGGAGTAGGGGAGTGTCATTGCCACAGGGTGCTGAAGAtggatggtaattagtattttagaATTTCGATTTGTATGTGAGACTGGAGCAgaagatgttcatttggtgcggggtttgtattttgactagtgcatctcctggTGTAGCTTATGTGGATAGTTGGTCGAGCAACATGAGTGCATGGagctttgggtaggacatgagagtttgttggtttgtccagagtgacgccccgatgaatcccagagtgatttgatcagtgagtggaaaagtgtttgcggggtcccctttgggaaatggtgggAGCAGGGGggattcaacctccccaagttgagttcttggtGTTCTCGCAAACAGTGTGGACGACCAGGGCTGTgggctgggcccccagtcttggggtttgttcatatgaaacttaaccccacaaaggataggtcaagcctacttaaaacttggcctaagagtcacccccaaaagagcctcttttgttgctcagatgtggcctctctctccagccaacacaacaagcaaactcaccaccctccccctgtctgggtgggacttgactcctaggggtgtggaccttcctggcaacatgggacagaaatcccagaatgagctgagattcagcatcaaggggattgagaaaaactctagaatgagctgagacccagcatcaagggattggggaaactttttcgaccaaaagggggaagagtgaaatgagacaaagtgtcaatggctgagagattccaaacagagtcaagaggttatcctggaggttattcttatgcattaagtagatatcaccttgttatccaagatgtaatggagaggctggagggaactgcctgaaaatgtagagctgtgttccagtagccatgtttcttgatgatgattgtataatgatatagctttcacagtctgactgtgtgattgcaaaatccttgtgtctgatgcttctttatctaccttgttaacagacgagtagaacatatggaataaaaataaatgatgggggaacaaatgttaaaataaattcagtttgaaatgctagtgatcaatgaaagggaggggtagggggtatggtatgtaaaatttttttttctgttttcattttatttttctgttgtctttttatttctttttctgaactgatacaaatgttctaagaaacgatcatgatgatgaatatgcaactatgtgatgatattgtgaattactgattatatacatagaacgGAGTgagcatatactaagaatgtttgagttcccttcttgtaatttttttaattaataaaaaatttaaaagagaaacaaaaataaataaattaattaattaattaattaaaataaaatttaaaacgtTGAAAGCAAAAATTCCTTGCAAGCCTCCAGGCAGAGTTTTCTTCAGGGCAGCAGGAACTCGTCAGCCAAGGGCTGGCTAGGAAACCAACAGGTGGCTGGCCACAGGTAGGAGGGCCAAAGACAAGGGGAGCCCTCAAAAGACAGGTGAGGTCTTTGCTGTTCCCCTTGAGAGCTGCTGTCTGATCTGCCTGTCCAAGGAGCCAGGAATCCTCTCCCTGATCTCCAAGGGACAGTCTCCTTCCTTTGACTCAGTGGGTGACCAGGGACAGGGGACAGTGAGGGCCTCCCTGGAGGGGCTGCTGCCATCACAGCGATGAGGGATCTTAGGGTTTCTCAAAGTAGGTCATGTatccagatttttaaaagttggcaagcagttttttaaaatgtatgtaacaTTGTGAAGCCAACCCCGAGCACAGCATCAGATTGGACCATCTCTTGATGAATTCACCTTTGGAACTGTCATACATAAAGTTcatggattaattttttttttttttttttttttggtgcagtCGCTTCTGGAATCAAAGCAGAACAGCTGGGTGAAAACAATAAAGGATCCTGGACTGTCAGAGCTGAAGATGTCCTCTCCATGGCATAGGTAAGGAGGCTGAGGCTTGCAGCGAAGGGGCTTGCTTAACATCACACAGATTTCCCATCCTCAGCTCAGGGCTCTTGCCCCACTCCTGGGCCCTGGCCTGTTGCCCAAACCTATTTGCCTCTTGGCCAACAATGTTTCGCTACATTGGTCAACACTGGGGTCTCTAGCAAAGGGAAGGAGGCCTCCTTTCAGGAAAACACAAACCTCATGTGTCGCCAGCAGCCTTGGGCAAGGTGACCCACATAACACCTATAAGGGGTTGTGAGTGGCAGTGAGTCAAAAAACGGACAATGGCAGGGGCCTGGAGGGCACTTGTGCTGGTGGTGGGCTTGGCAGTAGTGGCCTGTGCAGCCCATCGCCAAACAAGCTATGAGAAGATTGTTGCCCAGGCTGTACAGTTCTTCAATCAGGGGCGATTGGGACAGTCTCTCTTCCGCCTCCTGGAAGCCATCCCACCACCTCGCTTGGTGAGTATCCATGGGGCCCAGGCCACAGAAGAGGGCAATAAGCCTAAAGCCAGGGTGACTCTGGATAGAAGTGTCTCTGGACCTTGGTTTTCCTCTGGGAAATGGGCAAGTGGTTATCACCTGCCTTATAGAGGGTTATGAGAATGCCTGTCACGGGTATTAAAGTGCTTGTTTAACATTCTACTTTTGTTATTACAATGTTTCTTTCACCAGTAGATAACTCAAGATTCTATTCTCAGGCCTGAGGTTAGACCACTGCACCTCCCACCCCATCAAGGATGAAATGCTGGGTCTGGTAGCCCAGCCTGCAAGCCCTGTGGCCTTGGGCTTGAGGGAATATTCAGAGCTGCTTCAAAAGACAGACAGGAACAGGACTGGTCTCCCTAATGCCTTTGGGGTTTCCATTTTCCCCTTCCTGCCCTATCACCTCATACCTGGCTGCCAAGCATGCAGAGCAGCGTATCTATTTagtatttcacagatgaggaaactgaaaggCAAGGACAAAAGTGACCCCTCAAGCTCTTAAGCTATTAAATGGTATTTCTGTGGCCTGTTTCCCAAAGCCTCCACACCTCAAATCTCTACTGAGGCCACTTAAATTCCCTTGCTTCACTGGAAAGTGATAGAATCTGCAGACATGGGCTAAGCCCCTTCCAACTTTGCAAaccttaacctctctgttcctctatttcctcatctgtaaaagggagaTGGTCATGAATTTTCTGTTGCTTCCTTAGAACTCCACCTCAACAATCCCTCTCAACTTCAGGATTAAGGAGACAGTATGCCTTTCGACCCTGCGGAGAAGGCTCCAAGAATGTGCTTTCAAGGAGGGCGGGGTGAGTCTCCCATCCTTCCTGCACCTTGCTTCTGGGCTGACCCCTCTCTGGGCCCTCAAGGAGGATGTTGTCTGCCTCCACCCACCTTACCTGGCCATGTAAGGTTTGAATGTGGAAGCCTTTttaagtgcctgaaaatgtagagctgtgttccagtacccatgtttctttaagatgattgtataatgatacagctttcgcaatgtgactgtgtgactgtgaaaaccttgtgtctgaagctccttttatctacagtatggacagaggagtaaaacatatggattaaaaataaataaataatgggggaacaaatgttaaaatttaaaaatcgggttttttcctttttgctattataaattatCATACATCAGTATTATAATAGTGataaagtacaaagaaaaacGACAAAGTGAGGCAATAATACACCTAGAgataactgctttaaaaatattagaaaagtatCATTTCATTATCATAGCAAATTTAGAAAATGTGGAGAAGCAATCAAtctgtaataaaataatttcctgCAACCCCACTACCCACGGATAGAAACATTAACAGTTGATGTCTCATCCTCTGTATCCTTTTTATGCAGACACACATATTTTAAACATGGTTTAAAGAGGAAATACCGTTTCCTCTGGGCATACTAATTATGAATATGTTTTCCCATTTAATAACTTATACAGACATCCTAGAGACCACATCTAATCTACTGGTGTCTTTTCTAGCGATCGCCTTTCAAGTGTGCCTCAAACCTGCATCTTTGGTTTGAGGACGGATTAAGGAAAATCCCACATGGGCGAGGGTGAGGGTACGGAGGGAGTCTTGGGTCAGGCGAGTTCCTACGTTCAGTCCTCGGGGCTCAGGTCCCCCGGGATGACCGGGGGCCTGGGCGCAAGCGCGGCTCAGTCTCCTTCAGAGGACTCGGGGACTCCAAAGCACACCAGACGCTTCCAGCCCTTGACCTTGCTTATCCGCAGGAGGAGCGAAACTGCTCCGGCAGCTTCACCGGGTTGCAGCATTTCCACATCCTGATGCTCGAGTGCCCAAGAGATTCAGGGCTCCAGCAGGAGGTAAGACCCGCTCAGGACTGCAAAGCCGGCTACCAGCCGACCTCTCTCCACCCCTCCGCTCCATTTCCGCTACTCGCTCCGGGTTCCTCCTCTCGCGACCAAGCTGACTCACCTAAAACCCATACAGTCCCTTCGCTGGCGACTCTCTTCCTAGCTCACATCTGATGACTGAGGAGCTGCCTCCTGGGCCATTAACTTAGTGGACTTGCTCAGCTTGCCCATCTGGAAGATGGGGCCGAATATGTCCATCTTCAACACAAGTTGCAGGGAGGGTTGACAACCGGCGTTCTGGGGAAGCTTCTGGAGTGCAAGGAAGGAGGTGGACATTGATGACTGCTAGCTGTTTGGCAGCAGATGGGGAAAAGAGAGGCCCGTGGTTGGGTCTGGGGAGACCTGGGAGATGTGGGGGGAGCTCTCATGATATGGCACTGCTTTGAGCCTTGGGCTCTGGCCCCAAATGATCCCTTGGACACCCACCCCCTGacctcacacacacacgcacacacatgcacacacacgcgcgcgcacacacacacacgcatgagTAAAGTGAAACCAGAAGTAGAGCCTCCTGGCAAGTGAGTCGAATGTAAACCAGCCAGGATTGAAATGAGTTCCCAACGTCCAGGCCTGTCCAGGACCTATAGACAAGGGGAGGGGACAAGACAGGGCCATCCCCAGCCCTATGCAACACCCCCTGGTCCTGTGTTTGTGTCTCAGAAGAAGCCCCAGGGAGGATGGGAAAGTGGGCAATGACGGTAATGGGGATGGCTCCTGGGTATCTGTTTTTGCAGGCTCCCCGTGTGAGGCGCTCTGCTGAGTCCCCAGAGGTGATCCCCACCAATATTGACAGTTCCCAGCTGCCACCACCAATCAGGGACCTGTACGAGAAAGCCAAGTTCGACATCATCGCCAACATCCTGAGGAATTTCTAGGGCCGGagaaaagtgtgtgtggggggggctcTGCATCCCCTCTCCCCACTGTCCTCCCTATTCTGCCTCAGAGCTGTGCTCAGCTCTGTCCCCTTTTAGAGGGCCCTGAAATCCCTGAACCCCATCCATGCTCCTTTTTACACCTGCTTCATTCTTCCAGGAATTCTTGCCCCATTCTGTCTGTAAATCCTACTCCTCTTTCAGGGCACAGTTCCCAAAGGAGTTAACTCCTTTGGGAAGTCTCTCTGCCCTCCTTGGGCATAGCTGTCTTCCCATCATCTGTGCACTCACAGCCCTCAAGGCATGTTGGCATTACACATGTTTCCCCTACTAGACGGCATGATATCTACTCACAGCTAGGTATGCCTGAGCAAGCAGAGAGTGGCTGTGGAATGAGTGTTTCtggcatgtgtgtatgtgtattgtgCATGCATGTAAATCTTTTTGTGCAAGATCCTGAGTACCCTTTTTCCATGCCCAGTGTCTGTGACAACCAAATGCCCTTTTGCATATCCAGGCACCTAAAAGGGGATCAGACTTTTCGGATGAGACCCACAAGAGAAAGGCTTAATAAAAGTTCTGAATTAAATgactaagtgaatgaatgaagtgttAGAGACAAAAAACCTTTAGTTCCTTTATGTCATAaggctccagctagaacttctccTAGAACCCCAGACTTGCACATCCCTGTGGATATCCACCAAGTGTTGCACACACTCAGTATCTTCCCTCCAAGCCTTTTCTTCCTGCAGCCTGTCCCAGTCTAGCTGATGACAACTTCATCCATCCAAAACACACAGGCATCATCCTTGACTCCTAGCTCTCTCTCATGACCCACGGCTAGTCCACAGCAAGCCATTTGTCTGAGTCATTGAACAGTGCCTGGTGCAccacaggtgctcaataaatacttatcaaATACTTTTCTTCCCACTACCATGCCCTTTCTTCAAGTCTTCACTATAGAAACATCGAGTGAAAACTTCCTCAGTCCATGGGGTATGGTGTAGGGCCTCTTGGGGGAAAAGGGCCTTTTTGTGACAGTCCCAGGGAGCCAAGGACCTCTCTCCATTAATAATTATAGCCATCATTTCATGAATGCCACTTCTCAGATAgtctctcatttaattctcaggaTCAGTCAACTTTCAGTGAGGAAACTAAGTCTCAATGAAATTAGACTACATGCCTACAGTTCATACCCCAACCTGCTTGACACCTAAGTCCCAGGGAGTGCCCAATGATGGgtgagaggagggagaggggcaTGCTGCAGGGTGTGACCCTGGGGTAGGACTGGGAAATGGGCAGGTTTGAGCTGAACCTCTAAGACTCTCAGGTCATCTCCTAATGGTGGGGAATGATATTCACCTGAAGAAGGCCACTTCCAACCCTTGGAACCCCAAAGGATATACCAGATCCTCATTCACAAATCCACATCACTCCCTTGCCTGTCCCCTACTCATGAAAGAGAAGGTACCAGGCCTCATCCAGGTCTTCTAAAGGGCATCAGGCACAGCCTGGATCCTAGAGGACTGGGTTGAATAATTCTTCTTGGGAAGCTCCAGGGTTCATCTATGGTAGTCAATGCCACATCTCACCAGGTCTGGGGAAACTCTGGTCTATGATGCTCTACCCTGCAGGGAAAGGCTGACCTGCAGGACCCATCCAGCCACAGGGTGCTCCATTTTCACAGTCCCCAATACTATCAGAGGCCTTAGATAGCTCAGAGACTTCAATATGCTGTTCAGTCTCTTGGCAGGTTCTGAAAGTCTTCAGGCCCAAAGGAGGGAAGAACAAAAAAGGAGGATTAACTGAGGGGTGGAGGAGAAAACAATGGATAAACAGACCTCTGGAGCAGCATGTAATGGCCTCAGGAATCAAACTCCACTTttcacatagacacacacacatgcaaatgtgagttccatttttaaaacaaaaatgacttcGTGGTATACACCCTACATTTCAAtcacttgttcttttttaatatgtaaCACATTGCAGTCATTATTGATACAGCACATGATTTTCGCTACCTGCCCGATCTACTGGGTGAGACtagacttccatttatttaagtcatcTTCTGCTGTTGGACACtgaggttgtttccatttttattgttgTAAACAACACTGAGATGAAAATAAGTTTCCAGAATGGAAGTACTGTCAAAGTGTGGACATTTTAAGAATTTAACGTATTGCTTAACTGCTATCCAGCATAGGTGTGTAATTGGagagttagggtttaacaaatgattatgactactgaatcattatctaaatattcctcttttctttctggtatattagagtagacagagataaaatatctgaaatttctgAATTGAGATTCAGTTGTCTTGATTCCTgagaatgattgtaaaagcccttatctttttttttttaaataaagaaaatttattaagtcacaaatttacagttctaaggccataagaatgtccaaactatggaATCCAGGGGAAAATactttgacttaagaaagggTCACTGATGTTTGGCTGATGACattctttcagctgggaaggcacttggtgacatctgctaattttctctcctggcttcttcaagaagcttccccgggggcatttccttcctgcatctccaaaggtctctggctgtgtgggttctgaagctttttccaaaatggttcactcttaaaagactctagtaagcaaccccatcttgaatgggtgcagacatatctccatggaaaccacctactcaaaaggttctacccacaatgaggcgggtcacatctccatggaaacaacctaatcaaaagattccaaccaacaatattgaatcagggttaaaaaacatggcttttctggggtacacaacagtttaaaatcagcacattccaccctctggacccccaaaagacatgttctttccatatacaaaatacattcattccattagaATAtccaaagccttaaaccatttcagtaacatataaatgcaatacaaagtcagaaacagtacaaaatctcatcaaagtcagtttcAAGACTCTTTACCTCTCTTTGTGCCTGAGAAGATGGCAGTGCAGCCACCTATGTCACTGCTGTTTATATGCCTGTGTAACATATGTCGGTCACCCATTGCAGAAGCAGTTTTTGGAAAACTTGTAACTGATCAGAATATTTCAGATAATTGGAGATTAGACAGCGCTACAACATCCAATTATGAGAGAGGAAACCCTCCTGATTATTGAGGGCAAAACTGCATGAAGAAGCATGATGTTCCTATGAATCATGTCCAGAAGGTTACTAGAGAAGACATTGCCACATTTGATTATTTACAGTGTATGGATGAAAGCAATCTGAGAGTTTCGAATAGAAAAGATAGTGTAGTTAAAAActgcaaaacaaaaactaaactaCTTGGGAGATATGATCTACAAAAACAACTCATTATTAAAGATCCCTATTATGGGAATGACTCCGACTTTGAGACTGTACACTAGCAAAGTGTTAGGTGCTGCAAAGCATTTTTGGACAAGTCACAGTAAAGCTGCATTGATTCGTTGCTGAAGGGCAACAATGATTAACTTCTTTACAGTGACGTTCTGGTTTTTTTCAGTCAATCAGTGTGTTAAAACTGTAAAGTTTCATAGCTCAAGGtcacaacttttttttcaattgacttcaaatcttaaaaaataattatagggtgggccatggtcgTTCAGCAGGCAggagtctcgcctgccatgctatagacctggattcgattcctggtgcctgcccatgcaaaataataataataataataataataataataataaatctaaaaaaacaaaaataaaaaataattgtagaaGGAAATCAATGTTGTGTTTGCAGAAGAATTAAAAATCTTTGATTGAGACAGCTAATGGAATACATTAAATGTTCTTAAACAAATTGGACCTTTTCTCTTGTCCCAATTGCAAAGAGTGTAACAAACAAAATAGTAGAACCACAAAATATAATGTTTGGTGTGTTTTGTAGCAATCATTTCTTTCAGTGTTTAATCTTAAGGTAATGTCCAGTGATGGCTAGCCTTCTAATATGCTTAATTATtatcttaataaataattaaaacatcacTTTCAGGCTCAAGTTAATATCTGAGCCCACTGGaacttttaaataatctatctCTTTGTTCAGCTGATATGTATAACTTAATGGACAAATGTCCTCTGTTCAACTATACTACCTTTTTTTATACCCCAGGACCTTTTATTGAATTACATACCCCCCTAGTCATAGCAATTCACAATCTTGATTGCAAGTATTTTGATTCACTATACACAGAGTGCACACTTGTATGTAAAAAGGATAGGAAAAAGTATGATTTATGCTATAAATCTTTATTTTagccttaatttttctttatcaaatttatttcatgaAGGAATCAACTGTTTGCTCCCATCTGGACAACTTTTcctctgaaaatttaattatatccaAAAAGGACACTGTATGCTGTTTCATGTTATGTTCACTTTGAGAAATGTGTCTGCTTTATATGCACATATAACCCACAtgtcaaatattatatattggcttatatgggaaaaatagttttaaaagatgcaaaactgaaatgcagaggggcagcTTCTCccgaacatcaactagttccatccccctatctcatattaacaacagccccttccaacatgaaaaagctagaatggtcatggcccaaatacccctaaagagtgggagaaagatcaaaggtgatggtggagttatacagagaaggtcgggcttaacaaattaatatgattgctgaatcattatactgatatttcttttagtctccagtatcttagggcagctagaaacaaaaacctaaaattgcagaattgtaacccataccaaactctgaaatctgttctacagctaattgttgcagtgtactttgaaatttattgcttttttagcGTATACGttattttttacacacacacacacaaaaaaaaggaaaaaaagaaggaaaaagcacaCCCCTTTAGGACAGAGTATCTTTGCCCAGGCCAAAAGCTCTCAACACACTCAGTACATTCCCAGAGTCAACTACAGAGCCTCCCCAGTAGATGGAGGCAACATTTTGACAGGGAGTAGGTATGAACATTGGTTTGGAAATCTAGATGATAACAGTTTTTACTCTTTTCACTTAATTTGAAAGAGCACGGGCTTTAGAATCAGAACTACATATTACTGTCTTCTTTTCTATCTACTGACTATGAACACGTTATTTACCCTTTCTTAGCCTGTTTCTCTTTGGAACAGAAGATTATTCTGAAAATTATATGAGGTGATGTGGGTAAAAGTTAGCACAATGCctatatcctaaaaaaaaaaaaaagctggaaaaagagaATTCTATTATGTTGAAGTCCTTAAAATGTTGTGTTTCTTTATCAGtgtttcatttataaataatttctgcGTACTTTGAGATAtctgtaatttcaaatttatttggatataGATCAGAAAAGGTTGTTTTCAAGACAAATTGAGgagtataaaaatacaattgagatttaaaaaaaaaaggcagtcacaggcatggtctatcataaggcaaaattttcctctggctctggacctataaaactcagaacaagttatctgctgccaatttACAAATAAAGGATAGTCagaatacatattcccatttccatagggagaaattggaaggaacacaggggtcaccagaccaaaacagttctgaaaacctgcagggcaaataccattagatttcaaagtctaagagtcatttatccttggggctttagaaagcagcagtcccaccctttccaagggcctacttAGTGGCCCTGCTCTCTGTAAAAGCTGGGGTATTggttgcaaccttgggggacactggggagaccacctttttcttagtTCTTCCCTCTCCAAACTCGGGGCAGCACTTTTAAATTACCCTGGCTCGCCACTTTTAAATTCTAAcatccatccaacagcagtactcaatttggccaaattatctgacattttaaaacaaggactgccttccttccagtttgcaccGACACATTCcccatttctgtctaaagccttatcagaggtatctttagagtacacatttctaccaacaatttcttcaaagcattctaggccttctctatcaaaatctTATTCTCACAAGTTTATCATATATAAAAAGTTACCAAATCTGTGCATGAGTATTTCTATTACAGCAAACATTCTCTTTAACTAATAATAGCTTTTCCAGATGATTTAGGGTTTTGAAACATAAATAATTCCTACTAgattgcaaaaaaaataaataaatcacagcATTAAAGTAATACTAAATTACCATTGGTACAATACTTTTCCAGCAGTTCTGGCAGGCTCACAGTCTTTTGTAAATGAAGATACCAAACAGCTTTAAGCAACAAAAAATTTTGCACTTTCCATAATTCTTGACAGAAGGAGGATGCCAGAACATATGTTTGCCAATAAATATTGAACAATCTCTAACAAGGAAGACAGTTTCTTTCTGGTGTGACTGGACCCCCAGGGAGTTTCAGATATCTGCTCAATGCCCGAGGCCATCATCCTGGCCACCAGGATTCCCACTGGAACCCCCAGTTTTAAGGCTTG
This portion of the Tamandua tetradactyla isolate mTamTet1 chromosome 15, mTamTet1.pri, whole genome shotgun sequence genome encodes:
- the LOC143657929 gene encoding 15 kDa protein B-like, with the protein product MAGAWRALVLVVGLAVVACAAHRQTSYEKIVAQAVQFFNQGRLGQSLFRLLEAIPPPRLNSTSTIPLNFRIKETVCLSTLRRRLQECAFKEGGEERNCSGSFTGLQHFHILMLECPRDSGLQQEAPRVRRSAESPEVIPTNIDSSQLPPPIRDLYEKAKFDIIANILRNF